In Zea mays cultivar B73 chromosome 7, Zm-B73-REFERENCE-NAM-5.0, whole genome shotgun sequence, the following proteins share a genomic window:
- the LOC103632150 gene encoding pentatricopeptide repeat-containing protein At3g24000, mitochondrial — MRLQLHLFDGQEKERMAQAARKAACAVLLSPQTFIFHSSARLLPEAGACAAKKAIHRQSVRGCVPSSSVIARGLHNAHRVFDGTPTRSLPAWTSIISGCAREGRHADGMRAFAEMLDECGATAPNAFVLAGVLRCCAGLGDVESGRRIHGWILRSGVCPDVVLCNAVLDMYAKCGDHGRARRAFGAMAQKDATSWNIVIRACLQDGDLVGATQLFDESSLRDVSSWNTIVSGLMRHGHTTEALGRLQQMVRAGVTFSNYTYSMVFALAGLLSSRDLGRQLHGRVVVAVLEEDAFVGCSLMDMYCKCGEMESALSIFDRWSDFTEDRQFAWSTMVAGYVQNGREEEALEFFRRMLREGVPAGQFILTSVASACANAGMVEQGRQVHGFVEKLGHRFDAPLASAIVDMYSKSGSLEDACRIFRSAQTKNVALWTTMLCSYASHGQGRMALEIFSRMKAEKIMPNEITLVAVLSACSHSGLVSDGYHYFNLMQEEYGIVPNTEHYNCMVDLYGRAGLLDKAKNFIEENKISHEAVVWKTLLSACRLHKHIEYAQLASEKLVQLEQYDAGSYVLMSNMYATNNKWLDTFKLRSSMKERRVRKQPGQSWIHLKNVVHRFVALDTSHPRSAEIYAYLEKLMERLKEMGYTSRTDLVVHDIEEEQRETSLKFHSEKLAIAFGIISTPVGTALRIFKNLRVCEDCHEAIKFITRATDREIVVRDLYRFHHFKDGQCSCEDFW, encoded by the coding sequence ATGCGACTGCAACTTCACCTTTTCGACGGCCAGGAGAAGGAACGGATGGCCCAGGCGGCGAGGAAAGCTGCTTGCGCCGTACTGCTCTCGCCGCAGACTTTCATATTTCATTCCTCCGCTCGGCTCCTCCCGGAGGCCGGGGCCTGCGCGGCTAAAAAGGCCATACATCGACAGAGCGTGCGCGGTTGTGTTCCGTCCTCCTCGGTAATAGCCCGTGGCTTACACAACGCGCACAGGGTGTTCGACGGAACGCCCACGCGGAGCTTGCCGGCATGGACATCGATCATCTCCGGCTGCGCGCGTGAAGGCAGGCACGCGGACGGCATGCGCGCGTTCGCGGAGATGCTGGACGAATGCGGCGCGACCGCGCCGAACGCCTTCGTGCTCGCAGGCGTCCTCCGGTGCTGCGCGGGGCTCGGCGACGTCGAGTCTGGCAGGCGCATCCACGGGTGGATCCTGCGGAGCGGCGTGTGTCCGGACGTGGTGCTCTGCAATGCAGTCCTCGACATGTACGCCAAGTGCGGCGACCATGGGCGCGCTAGGAGGGCGTTCGGGGCGATGGCCCAGAAGGACGCCACATCCTGGAACATTGTGATCAGGGCGTGTCTTCAGGATGGCGACCTTGTGGGGGCGACGCAGCTGTTCGATGAATCGTCTTTGAGGGATGTTTCGAGCTGGAACACGATCGTCAGCGGGCTTATGCGGCATGGGCACACCACTGAGGCGTTGGGTCGCCTGCAGCAAATGGTGCGAGCTGGAGTTACATTTAGTAACTACACTTACTCCATGGTGTTTGCTTTGGCTGGCTTGCTTTCATCGCGGGACCTAGGCCGGCAGCTCCATGGTCGTGTGGTGGTGGCTGTATTGGAGGAGGATGCGTTTGTCGGCTGCTCTCTCATGGACATGTACTGCAAGTGTGGGGAAATGGAGTCTGCTCTGTCAATCTTTGATCGCTGGTCAGACTTCACAGAGGACAGACAATTTGCGTGGAGCACGATGGTCGCTGGGTATGTCCAGAATGGCAGGGAGGAGGAAGCTCTTGAGTTCTTCCGCAGGATGCTGCGTGAAGGAGTTCCTGCTGGCCAGTTCATCCTCACTAGCGTAGCTTCAGCCTGTGCAAATGCAGGGATGGTTGAGCAAGGCAGGCAAGTGCATGGATTTGTTGAGAAGTTGGGTCACAGATTTGATGCACCATTGGCGTCTGCCATTGTTGACATGTATTCAAAGTCTGGCAGCCTTGAAGATGCTTGCAGGATATTCAGAAGTGCTCAGACCAAGAATGTTGCTCTCTGGACTACAATGCTGTGCTCCTATGCATCTCACGGGCAAGGAAGAATGGCACTAGAGATCTTCAGCAGAATGAAGGCCGAAAAGATCATGCCAAATGAGATAACCCTTGTCGCTGTTCTATCTGCTTGTAGCCATTCTGGTTTGGTCAGCGACGGATACCACTACTTCAACCTTATGCAGGAAGAGTATGGAATTGTTCCAAACACCGAGCACTACAATTGCATGGTTGATCTTTATGGACGAGCTGGGCTACTCGACAAAGCAAAAAATTTCATTGAGGAAAACAAGATCAGCCATGAAGCTGTTGTTTGGAAGACTTTGCTGTCAGCTTGTCGACTTCACAAGCACATCGAGTATGCACAATTGGCTTCTGAAAAGTTGGTTCAACTAGAACAATATGATGCTGGATCATATGTTCTGATGTCAAACATGTATGCCACCAACAACAAATGGCTTGACACTTTCAAGCTCAGAAGTTCAATGAAGGAAAGGAGAGTCCGGAAGCAGCCAGGTCAATCATGGATCCATCTGAAAAACGTTGTGCATAGATTTGTTGCACTGGACACATCTCACCCAAGATCGGCTGAAATTTATGCTTACTTGGAGAAGCTGATGGAGAGGCTGAAGGAGATGGGGTACACAAGTAGAACTGATCTTGTTGTACACGATATCGAGGAGGAACAGAGAGAAACATCTCTGAAGTTCCACAGCGAGAAACTTGCTATTGCATTCGGGATCATCAGCACGCCTGTTGGGACGGCACTTCGGATCTTCAAGAATCTGCGTGTTTGTGAGGACTGCCACGAGGCAATCAAGTTTATAACCCGAGCCACAGATCGGGAGATTGTTGTTCGAGATTTGTATCGGTTCCATCATTTCAAGGATGGCCAATGTTCCTGTGAGGATTTCTGGTGA
- the LOC100278325 gene encoding uncharacterized protein isoform X1 codes for MGLFRGSFTLLVGMGCGVYIAQNYNVPNVKKLFNTYVFLAKHIEETYRKPKKDDD; via the coding sequence ATGGGGTTATTCAGGGGCAGCTTCACTCTCTTGGTGGGAATGGGATGTGGTGTCTATATAGCTCAGAACTACAATGTGCCGAACGTCAAGAAGCtattcaacacatatgttttTCTGGCAAAGCACATTGAGGAAACCTACCGTAAGCCGAAGAAAGACGATGATTGA